One part of the Ailuropoda melanoleuca isolate Jingjing chromosome 6, ASM200744v2, whole genome shotgun sequence genome encodes these proteins:
- the ADRA2A gene encoding LOW QUALITY PROTEIN: alpha-2A adrenergic receptor (The sequence of the model RefSeq protein was modified relative to this genomic sequence to represent the inferred CDS: deleted 2 bases in 1 codon) — MFRQEQPLAEGSFAPMGSLQPDAGNASWNGTEAPGGGARATPYSLQVTLTLVCLAGLLMLLTVFGNVLVIIAVFTSRALKAPQNLFLVSLASADILVATLVIPFSLANEVMGYWYFGKAWCEIYLALDVLFCTSSIVHLCAISLDRYWSITQAIEYNLKRTPRRIKAIIFTVWVISAVISFPPLISIEKKGGGGGEQPAEPRCEINDQKWYVISSCIGSFFAPCLIMILVYVRIYQIAKRRTRVPPSRRGPDAAATAPPGGAERRPNXXXXXXXXXXXXXXXXXXXXXXXXXXXXXXXXXXXXXXXXXXXRLDLEESSSSEHAERPPGTRRSERGPRAKGKTRASQVKPGDSVPRRGPGATGPGASLAGPGEERGGGAKASRWRGRQNREKRFTFVLAVVIGVFVVCWFPFFFTYTLTAVGCSVPRTLFKFFFWFGYCNSSLNPVIYTIFNHDFRRAFKKILCRGDRKRIV; from the exons ATGTTCCGCCAGGAGCAGCCGCTGGCCGAGGGCAGCTTCGCGCCCATGGGCTCCCTGCAGCCGGACGCGGGCAACGCGAGCTGGAACGGGACCGAGGCGCCAGGGGGCGGCGCCCGGGCCACCCCTTACTCCCTGCAGGTGACGCTGACTCTGGTGTGCCTGGCCGGCCTGCTCATGCTGCTCACGGTGTTCGGCAACGTGCTTGTCATCATCGCGGTGTTCACGAGCCGCGCGCTTAAGGCGCCCCAGAACCTCTTCCTGGTGTCTCTGGCCTCGGCCGACATCCTGGTGGCCACGCTCGTCATCCCCTTCTCGCTGGCCAACGAGGTCATGGGCTACTGGTATTTCGGCAAGGCGTGGTGTGAGATCTACCTGGCGCTCGACGTGCTCTTCTGCACCTCGTCCATCGTGCACCTGTGCGCCATCAGCCTGGATCGCTACTGGTCCATCACGCAGGCCATCGAGTACAACCTGAAGCGCACGCCGCGCCGCATCAAGGCCATCATCTTCACCGTGTGGGTCATCTCGGCCGTCATCTCCTTCCCGCCGCTCATCTCCATCGAGAAGaagggcggcggcggcggcgagcAGCCGGCTGAGCCGCGCTGCGAGATCAACGACCAGAAGTGGTACGTAATATCGTCGTGCATCGGCTCCTTCTTCGCGCCCTGCCTCATCATGATCCTGGTCTACGTGCGCATCTACCAGATCGCCAAGCGCCGCACCCGCGTGCCGCCCAGCCGCCGGGGTCCGGACGCCGCCGCCACCGCGCCGCCGGGGGGCGCCGAGCGCAGGCCCAAC NNNNNNNNNNNNNNNNNNNNNNNNNNNNNNNNNNNNNNNNNNNNNNNNNNNNNNNNNNNNNNNNNNNNNNNNNNNNNNNNNNNNNNNNNNNNNNNNNNNNNNNNNNNNNNNNNNNNNNNNNNNNNNNCGCGGCTGGACCTGGAGGAGAGCTCGTCGTCCGAGCACGCCGAGCGACCCCCGGGGACCCGCAGGTCCGAGCGCGGCCCCCGGGCCAAGGGCAAGACCCGGGCGAGTCAGGTGAAGCCCGGGGACAGCGTGCCTCGGCGCGGGCCGGGGGCCACAGGGCCCGGGGCGTCGCTGGCGGGGCCCGGGGAGGAGCGTGGCGGGGGCGCCAAGGCGTCGCGCTGGCGCGGGCGGCAGAACCGCGAGAAGCGCTTCACGTTCGTGCTGGCCGTGGTCATCGGCGTGTTCGTGGTGTGCTGGTTCCCCTTCTTCTTCACTTACACGCTCACGGCCGTGGGCTGCTCCGTGCCACGCACGCTCTTCAAGTTCTTCTTCTGGTTCGGCTACTGCAACAGCTCGCTGAACCCGGTCATCTACACCATCTTCAACCACGACTTTCGCCGAGCCTTCAAGAAGATCCTCTGCCGCGGGGACAGGAAACGGATCGTGTGA